One Gloeothece verrucosa PCC 7822 DNA window includes the following coding sequences:
- the ntrB gene encoding nitrate ABC transporter permease: MLNISLVLLVAKSAWKTTKPLIIKDQVLLPLAGFLGVLILWWIVALLNPDLMPTPPEALVANLDYIFNPFYVRGPGNLGIGWLLIASLRRVLIGFVLSAMVAIPVGFLIGMSKPAMSALNPVIQIFKPVSPLAWLPISLAIFNQADPSAIFVIFITSLWPTIINTALGVSSVNSDYLDVAKVLEMPRWRQIYKIILPASLPYIFTGLRISLGIAWLVIVAVEMLTGGLGIGFFVWDEWNRLNLNSVFLAVLVIGLTGLLLDYILGQIQVLVTHRKAKLN; this comes from the coding sequence ATGCTGAATATTTCTTTGGTTTTACTGGTGGCTAAATCCGCGTGGAAAACCACAAAGCCGCTTATCATTAAAGATCAAGTTTTATTACCCTTAGCCGGTTTTTTAGGGGTTTTAATTCTCTGGTGGATTGTGGCCCTACTCAATCCGGATTTAATGCCCACACCCCCAGAAGCATTAGTAGCTAATTTAGATTATATCTTTAATCCTTTTTACGTTCGAGGCCCTGGTAATTTAGGCATAGGTTGGTTATTAATTGCCAGTTTAAGACGGGTATTAATAGGCTTTGTTTTAAGTGCAATGGTTGCCATTCCGGTTGGTTTTTTGATTGGAATGTCGAAACCCGCTATGAGTGCGCTAAATCCGGTTATTCAAATATTTAAACCCGTATCCCCTTTAGCATGGCTGCCGATATCTTTAGCCATTTTTAATCAAGCCGACCCTTCAGCAATCTTTGTCATTTTTATTACTTCCCTCTGGCCGACAATTATTAATACTGCCTTGGGCGTTTCTAGCGTGAACTCAGACTATTTAGATGTGGCTAAAGTCTTAGAGATGCCGCGTTGGAGACAAATTTATAAAATCATTCTGCCTGCGAGTTTGCCTTACATTTTTACGGGGTTGAGAATTAGTTTAGGCATTGCTTGGCTAGTGATCGTAGCGGTAGAAATGCTGACCGGGGGTTTAGGAATCGGCTTTTTTGTCTGGGATGAATGGAACCGTTTAAATCTTAATTCCGTGTTTCTTGCTGTCCTAGTTATTGGATTAACGGGATTACTTTTAGACTATATTTTGGGTCAAATACAAGTGCTTGTCACTCACCGAAAAGCTAAATTAAATTAG
- a CDS encoding ABC transporter substrate-binding protein, translating to MNHDQSWSRRQFLQGLGAAASGLALSSCVNTNRSPVGLTKEAQAVEPIIDPKTLEKPNLTVGFVPVNDCAPFAVAWSKGFFRKYGLNVTLSREASWGTSRDGIIFGRLDASPVVSGAVTNARTGAEGARHAPLCAAMTIHRHGNAMTMNKAMWDSNLRPWHEYNGNLEGFERDFQNYFAKLPTEQKILAVVLSSSIYEYFFRYLAAATGINPDEEFRVIIIPPPQMVSNMRLGAMQAYMVAEPWNTRALNPLGKKGQQVGFTFAQGREIWEGHPDRLLAVMESFIEENPKTYRSLVKAMIEACQYCSDPKNREEVATLITDRSFTGAKPKTGPVDKFTRPGIVGEYNYGGFDGKKRTVNTLETTLFFDLPDKLKTIPGNHSTFLWQSHSLWLMTQSARWGQIKEFPKNAEELAHKAWRTDLYREIAAEMGIQCPAEDYKVEAAEVFIDKRKFDPSDPIGYLKSFEISSNSPKKFALS from the coding sequence ATGAATCATGATCAGAGTTGGTCGCGCCGACAATTTTTGCAAGGTCTGGGCGCGGCAGCAAGCGGACTCGCGCTATCTTCTTGTGTTAACACCAATCGTAGCCCTGTAGGACTCACCAAAGAAGCTCAAGCGGTTGAACCGATTATTGACCCCAAAACCCTAGAAAAACCGAATTTAACAGTAGGATTTGTACCGGTTAATGATTGCGCCCCCTTTGCTGTGGCGTGGTCTAAAGGATTTTTCCGCAAATACGGACTCAATGTCACCCTCAGTAGAGAGGCCAGTTGGGGAACCTCACGAGACGGGATTATCTTTGGACGCTTAGATGCTTCGCCGGTTGTCTCAGGTGCAGTCACCAACGCCCGCACCGGTGCAGAAGGAGCGCGTCATGCTCCTCTATGTGCCGCCATGACCATTCACCGTCATGGAAATGCTATGACCATGAATAAAGCCATGTGGGATAGTAATTTACGCCCTTGGCACGAATACAATGGCAATCTTGAAGGATTTGAGCGAGACTTCCAAAATTATTTTGCTAAATTACCTACAGAACAAAAGATTTTAGCCGTTGTTCTCAGTTCGTCGATTTATGAATATTTTTTCCGTTACTTAGCCGCCGCGACGGGAATTAACCCCGATGAAGAATTCCGGGTAATTATTATTCCGCCGCCGCAAATGGTGAGTAATATGCGCTTAGGAGCCATGCAAGCTTATATGGTGGCAGAACCTTGGAATACTCGCGCCCTCAACCCATTAGGAAAAAAAGGTCAACAGGTGGGATTTACCTTTGCTCAAGGGCGAGAAATTTGGGAAGGGCATCCCGATAGATTATTAGCGGTAATGGAATCTTTTATCGAAGAAAATCCCAAAACTTACCGCAGTTTGGTTAAGGCCATGATAGAAGCTTGTCAGTATTGTAGCGACCCAAAAAATCGGGAAGAAGTAGCAACATTAATTACTGATCGCTCTTTTACTGGAGCCAAACCTAAAACGGGACCTGTGGATAAATTTACGCGGCCCGGGATTGTTGGGGAATACAACTATGGTGGATTTGATGGCAAAAAAAGAACCGTCAATACTCTTGAGACGACTCTGTTTTTTGACTTACCCGATAAATTAAAAACAATCCCAGGTAATCACTCAACATTTTTATGGCAATCTCATAGTCTTTGGTTAATGACTCAATCGGCCCGTTGGGGACAGATTAAAGAGTTTCCCAAAAATGCCGAAGAACTAGCCCACAAAGCCTGGAGAACAGACCTCTATCGAGAAATTGCCGCAGAAATGGGCATTCAATGTCCTGCTGAAGATTATAAAGTTGAAGCGGCAGAAGTTTTTATTGACAAACGGAAATTTGACCCTAGCGATCCGATTGGATATCTGAAGAGTTTTGAGATTAGTTCCAATTCTCCTAAGAAATTTGCTTTATCTTAA
- a CDS encoding ABC transporter ATP-binding protein, with protein sequence MAHFAYPEFNTKANKMISNDFLVIENLVKAYALPDGEKLVVLDGINLNVRSDEYISIIGHSGCGKSTLLKIVGGLEKATSGLVTLEGKEIRKPGAERMMVFQHYSLLPWLTVEENVRLAVDEVYKKASSKEKKQIVSEHLAMVNLTKAARQYPDEISGGMKQRVGIARALAIRPKMLLMDEPFGALDALTRGKLQRQVLEICEHSRLAVMMITHDVDEAILMSDRIILMKNGPNANIGEILEVPFAHPRDPHELRESKEYYDLRNHALDFLDRYFTQDE encoded by the coding sequence ATGGCTCACTTTGCTTATCCAGAATTCAATACCAAGGCTAATAAAATGATCTCTAACGACTTTTTAGTGATTGAAAATTTAGTCAAAGCTTATGCTCTGCCTGACGGGGAAAAATTGGTGGTACTCGATGGCATTAATCTTAATGTAAGATCCGATGAATATATTTCCATTATTGGACATTCCGGCTGTGGAAAATCGACCCTACTTAAAATTGTGGGGGGGCTAGAAAAAGCGACATCGGGTTTAGTGACCTTAGAAGGAAAAGAAATTCGCAAACCCGGTGCAGAAAGAATGATGGTTTTTCAACACTATTCTTTATTGCCTTGGTTAACGGTAGAAGAAAATGTCAGGTTAGCGGTAGATGAAGTTTATAAAAAAGCGTCTTCTAAGGAAAAAAAACAGATCGTCAGCGAACATTTAGCGATGGTAAATTTAACGAAAGCGGCTCGTCAGTATCCCGATGAAATTTCTGGGGGGATGAAGCAGAGAGTGGGAATTGCTAGAGCTTTAGCGATTCGTCCTAAAATGTTACTGATGGATGAACCTTTTGGTGCGTTAGATGCTTTAACCCGAGGAAAATTACAGCGACAAGTTTTAGAAATTTGCGAACATAGCCGCCTAGCGGTAATGATGATTACTCACGATGTGGATGAAGCGATTTTGATGTCAGACAGAATTATTTTAATGAAGAATGGACCTAATGCTAATATTGGGGAAATTTTAGAGGTTCCTTTTGCTCATCCTAGAGACCCTCATGAATTACGAGAGTCTAAAGAGTATTATGACCTTCGTAATCATGCTTTAGATTTCCTTGATCGCTATTTTACCCAGGATGAGTAA
- a CDS encoding chorismate--pyruvate lyase family protein, with translation MQAKEIPVSKSDLLRADLQESLSHSHIDPAQITTFQRIILTTDGTLTEILEAYLYEKIQLVKLSQEIVASAQEIKALDLNIGTNIMNRKVLLQGKISRRNWIYAESVIVPARLDEIYRERLLKSQEPIGRLWLEHRVETFKEIIDSKRELAGELSDYFLIKSEDKLLSRTYRVFSKGQPIMMITEKFPESYFIDK, from the coding sequence ATGCAAGCCAAAGAAATTCCGGTAAGCAAAAGCGACTTATTAAGGGCAGATTTACAGGAATCTTTAAGCCATAGCCACATCGATCCCGCTCAAATCACTACCTTTCAAAGAATTATTTTAACAACAGATGGAACTTTAACAGAAATATTAGAAGCTTATTTATACGAAAAAATTCAACTTGTTAAACTGTCTCAAGAAATTGTAGCCAGTGCCCAAGAAATTAAAGCTTTAGACCTCAACATCGGTACAAATATAATGAACCGAAAAGTTTTACTACAAGGCAAGATTAGCCGTCGAAACTGGATTTATGCCGAGTCGGTTATTGTGCCGGCAAGACTCGATGAAATCTATCGAGAAAGATTGCTAAAATCTCAAGAACCCATCGGCCGACTTTGGCTAGAACATAGAGTAGAAACTTTTAAAGAAATTATCGATTCAAAGCGGGAATTAGCGGGCGAATTGTCAGATTATTTTCTCATTAAATCCGAAGACAAATTACTTTCTCGCACTTATCGCGTCTTCTCGAAAGGTCAACCGATTATGATGATTACAGAAAAATTTCCCGAAAGCTATTTTATCGATAAGTAA
- a CDS encoding cyanophycinase: MVNTAEKAPEQSGENQPAQQQTKQDIKGQLIIIGGAEDKQGDCKILREFVRNSGGVDAKIVIMTVATELPREVGDDYIRIFERLGVDDVRVADTVVRDDADSPNILEAIDRATGVFFTGGDQARIIEILKDTKIHKKLQQRYEEGLVVAGTSAGASMMSDRMILEGDSETHPRIEIVDLDAGMDFLSEVIIDQHFAQRGRLGRLLAAVARHPELIGIGIDENTAIVVKNHQLQVIGEGSCTVVDLQPASHNNIKQLLKDEGLALCDVGLHILPDGYGFDLSTRKAIVS, translated from the coding sequence ATGGTTAACACTGCGGAAAAAGCCCCTGAACAATCAGGGGAAAATCAACCTGCTCAACAACAGACTAAACAAGATATTAAAGGACAATTAATTATTATTGGTGGAGCCGAAGATAAACAAGGCGATTGTAAAATCTTACGGGAATTTGTCCGCAATTCAGGTGGCGTTGATGCCAAAATTGTCATTATGACAGTGGCGACAGAATTGCCCAGAGAAGTAGGAGATGATTACATCCGCATCTTTGAGCGTTTGGGGGTTGATGATGTTCGGGTGGCTGATACAGTAGTACGAGATGATGCTGATTCTCCTAATATTCTAGAAGCCATTGATCGAGCAACTGGCGTGTTTTTTACTGGCGGCGATCAAGCGAGAATTATTGAAATTCTTAAAGATACCAAAATCCATAAAAAACTTCAGCAGCGCTATGAGGAAGGGTTAGTAGTAGCAGGAACAAGCGCCGGTGCGAGTATGATGTCAGACCGGATGATCCTAGAAGGAGATAGCGAAACTCATCCTCGCATAGAAATTGTCGATCTTGATGCAGGGATGGATTTCTTGTCAGAAGTGATCATCGATCAACATTTTGCCCAACGTGGACGTTTAGGACGGTTATTAGCCGCAGTCGCTCGTCATCCTGAGTTAATCGGCATCGGTATTGATGAGAATACAGCTATCGTCGTTAAAAATCATCAACTACAAGTTATTGGCGAAGGAAGTTGTACTGTCGTTGATCTTCAACCCGCTAGTCATAATAATATTAAACAGCTTTTAAAAGATGAAGGGTTAGCACTGTGTGATGTGGGTTTACATATTCTTCCCGACGGTTATGGTTTTGATCTAAGCACTCGTAAGGCCATTGTTTCCTAA
- the malQ gene encoding 4-alpha-glucanotransferase, which translates to MPFPRSSGILLHPTSFPSRYGIGDLGIEAYHFIDFLVRSGQRYWQMLPLNPPSVGNSPYMSFSAMAGNPLLISPDLLLEKGLLNPEDLQDLPEFPLDYVDFEQVIAWKMPILRKAAQNFAHKAPPVMRRRFDGFCQGKAHWLEDYALFMALLESQDQPVWTEWPSELRHRHWDALEYAREQLKEEIFFHKFLQFEFIEQWLELRGYTNTLNIQIIGDIPIYVGHNSADVWANPQVFKLDPETGNPLEVAGVPPDYFSATGQLWGNPLYNWEHLQHTGFDWWVRRVREVLTHVDLIRIDHFRGLESYWSVPAGETTAINGRWLKAPGYAFFDTIRAKLGKLPIIAEDLGDIDQAVLDLRDHYEFPGMKILQFAFGGGSDNPYLPFNVERNSIIYTGTHDNNTSNGWYYDNANDHEKGRLYQYMGCTGEYSIAWDLIRLAYSSVANQAIIPLQDVFSLGSDARMNTPGLSDGNWGWRYRNEALIEEYIHRLRDMVHLYGRYPG; encoded by the coding sequence ATGCCCTTTCCGCGCTCCAGTGGCATTTTACTTCATCCCACCAGCTTTCCTAGTCGCTACGGTATCGGAGATCTCGGTATAGAAGCCTATCATTTTATCGATTTTTTAGTCCGTAGTGGGCAACGCTACTGGCAAATGTTGCCGCTAAATCCTCCTAGCGTGGGCAATTCTCCCTATATGAGTTTTTCGGCCATGGCGGGGAATCCTCTGCTGATTAGTCCTGATCTTCTTTTAGAAAAGGGTTTACTCAATCCGGAAGATTTACAAGACCTGCCGGAATTCCCCCTAGATTATGTAGACTTTGAGCAGGTTATTGCTTGGAAAATGCCCATCTTGCGAAAAGCCGCTCAAAATTTTGCTCACAAAGCGCCTCCTGTGATGCGGCGGAGATTTGATGGGTTTTGTCAAGGTAAAGCCCATTGGTTAGAAGATTATGCTCTATTTATGGCACTCTTAGAGTCCCAAGACCAGCCGGTTTGGACAGAATGGCCCAGCGAGTTACGTCATCGCCATTGGGATGCTTTAGAATATGCCCGTGAGCAGTTAAAAGAGGAGATCTTTTTCCATAAATTCCTTCAGTTTGAGTTTATAGAACAGTGGTTAGAACTTAGAGGTTATACGAACACCCTAAATATTCAAATTATTGGCGATATTCCCATTTATGTAGGGCATAACAGTGCTGATGTTTGGGCTAACCCTCAAGTGTTTAAACTTGATCCCGAAACCGGCAACCCCTTAGAAGTGGCTGGTGTTCCGCCAGATTATTTTTCAGCCACCGGTCAATTATGGGGAAATCCGCTCTATAACTGGGAACATTTACAACATACTGGGTTTGATTGGTGGGTACGTCGTGTTCGAGAAGTTCTCACTCATGTTGATCTGATTCGCATCGATCACTTCCGAGGATTAGAATCTTATTGGTCAGTTCCCGCCGGCGAAACTACCGCAATTAATGGTCGATGGCTTAAAGCGCCTGGTTATGCTTTTTTTGATACGATTCGCGCTAAGTTAGGTAAATTACCGATTATTGCTGAAGATTTGGGGGATATTGATCAAGCGGTCTTAGATCTACGGGACCATTATGAGTTTCCGGGCATGAAGATCTTACAGTTTGCTTTTGGGGGTGGGTCGGATAATCCCTATTTACCGTTTAATGTGGAGCGTAACAGCATTATTTACACAGGAACTCATGATAACAATACCTCTAATGGTTGGTATTATGACAATGCCAATGACCACGAGAAAGGGCGTTTATATCAATATATGGGCTGTACGGGTGAATATAGCATTGCTTGGGACTTGATCCGTTTAGCTTATAGTTCTGTAGCCAATCAGGCGATTATTCCGCTACAAGATGTGTTTAGTTTGGGTTCAGATGCGCGGATGAATACCCCCGGTTTGTCTGATGGCAATTGGGGATGGCGTTACCGCAATGAGGCGTTAATCGAAGAATATATTCATCGTCTTCGGGATATGGTGCATCTTTATGGGCGCTATCCGGGTTAA
- a CDS encoding carboxymuconolactone decarboxylase family protein — MSNLIEYEAASDEVRAVYDDIRTTRQTEYINNFWKALAHHPPTLKRTWETLKDIMTTPGELDPLTKELIYIAVSVTNSCDYCIASHTAAARNKGMSDQQHGELLAIIALANTTNRLANGYRIPVDEQFNT, encoded by the coding sequence GTGAGTAACTTGATTGAATACGAAGCCGCCAGCGATGAAGTGAGAGCAGTATATGACGACATACGTACTACACGGCAAACCGAATACATTAACAATTTTTGGAAAGCGCTCGCCCATCATCCCCCAACCTTAAAGCGAACCTGGGAGACGCTAAAAGATATTATGACTACTCCCGGAGAACTCGATCCTTTAACCAAAGAATTGATTTATATTGCTGTCAGTGTCACCAATAGCTGTGATTACTGCATTGCCTCCCATACCGCCGCCGCCCGTAATAAGGGAATGAGCGATCAACAACACGGGGAACTCTTAGCGATCATTGCCTTGGCTAATACCACAAATCGCCTTGCCAATGGCTATCGAATTCCCGTTGATGAGCAGTTTAACACCTAA
- a CDS encoding WD40 repeat domain-containing protein: MKKPITLTTNFVSNLSPVFCPNGKFIATIEENNQENNQKNQTVILWDIIRGIKLAELNKDVELPGISQVLFSPDSQLVTTATYLTGTVTLWKIPSGEKVHDLIRGNLVAFAAKGKLLITADQPVFEPEDTFKKSCIRIWDLDGKEIDQLEGYDHYIYNLQVSPDGKYLAALDCHYNQETGFLRLWDISCYWS, from the coding sequence ATGAAAAAACCTATTACATTGACAACAAACTTTGTTAGCAACCTTTCTCCCGTCTTTTGTCCCAATGGAAAATTTATAGCAACTATTGAAGAAAATAACCAAGAAAATAACCAAAAAAATCAAACTGTTATTTTATGGGATATTATTAGGGGAATAAAACTGGCTGAATTAAATAAAGATGTGGAGCTACCAGGAATCTCACAAGTCCTATTTAGTCCTGATAGTCAATTGGTAACAACGGCTACTTATTTGACGGGAACAGTAACTTTATGGAAAATCCCCAGTGGTGAAAAAGTTCACGATTTAATTAGAGGAAATTTGGTCGCTTTTGCCGCCAAGGGAAAATTATTAATAACGGCTGATCAGCCTGTATTCGAGCCAGAAGATACGTTCAAGAAAAGTTGTATAAGAATATGGGATCTAGATGGTAAAGAGATAGATCAGCTTGAGGGGTATGATCACTATATTTATAACTTGCAGGTTAGCCCTGATGGAAAATATTTAGCAGCACTCGATTGCCACTACAACCAAGAAACCGGTTTTTTAAGGCTGTGGGATATCTCTTGTTATTGGAGTTAA
- a CDS encoding C39 family peptidase has product MVNPGNFFIRVKPEQGQTTIKYSPEYQASEIADPNLKFDLNQSQCLEINWFDNVEYHYKFELKEPIKGRYNWYAFQGHVEIDNDETEKKVDESGVILNVPYFPQNDNTIRPFQTCNMTSAAMVVEFFYPGTDAHTPGQLEDAMTKYCVANWGYDSIYYHPHIVDTLKHWNVKSTFNTTTPFSKIQKHLDSGKPVIYSGKFTNSGHIIVLRGYDSTGFWVNDPWGEWFSWGYDKNAPPNMNKGAKLHYSYQMMGRLSYSGSQTGWAHLCEKT; this is encoded by the coding sequence ATGGTAAATCCAGGTAACTTTTTCATTAGAGTTAAGCCCGAACAAGGCCAGACAACGATCAAATATTCTCCTGAATATCAAGCTTCTGAGATTGCCGATCCTAATCTAAAATTTGATCTTAATCAATCTCAATGTTTAGAAATAAATTGGTTTGATAATGTGGAATATCATTACAAATTTGAACTTAAAGAACCTATTAAGGGTCGTTATAATTGGTATGCGTTTCAAGGTCACGTTGAGATTGATAACGATGAGACTGAAAAAAAAGTTGATGAAAGTGGAGTCATTCTTAATGTTCCTTATTTTCCCCAAAATGATAATACGATTCGTCCTTTCCAAACTTGTAATATGACTTCGGCTGCTATGGTTGTAGAGTTTTTCTATCCTGGTACTGATGCCCATACCCCCGGCCAATTAGAAGATGCCATGACTAAATATTGTGTAGCTAACTGGGGTTATGACTCTATTTATTATCACCCTCATATTGTAGATACTTTGAAGCACTGGAATGTTAAAAGCACTTTTAACACGACAACTCCTTTCAGCAAAATTCAGAAACATCTTGATAGCGGAAAACCCGTTATCTATTCGGGAAAATTTACCAATTCCGGACACATTATTGTACTGCGCGGATATGATTCCACTGGCTTCTGGGTTAATGATCCTTGGGGTGAATGGTTCAGTTGGGGTTATGATAAGAATGCCCCACCCAACATGAATAAAGGAGCAAAGCTGCATTATTCTTATCAAATGATGGGACGATTAAGTTATTCTGGCAGCCAAACCGGATGGGCACATCTTTGTGAAAAAACCTAA
- a CDS encoding NifB/NifX family molybdenum-iron cluster-binding protein codes for MKFAVVSQNFETIGGKTGRARNFLIYEASQESKPVLLEKLEVPETEPTFHDLHLDDTTPHRLDQTILITGEAGEGLKERLSRRGITVYITSETDPVAAINGVLQGTLPTVAPTPHKDDGSC; via the coding sequence ATGAAATTTGCTGTTGTTAGCCAAAATTTTGAAACGATTGGCGGTAAAACAGGTCGCGCTCGCAACTTTCTCATCTATGAAGCCAGTCAAGAGAGTAAACCGGTCTTGCTGGAAAAATTAGAAGTTCCCGAAACAGAGCCGACTTTTCATGACCTTCACCTAGATGATACAACCCCTCACCGACTCGATCAAACGATTCTCATTACAGGAGAGGCAGGAGAAGGGTTAAAAGAACGTTTGAGTCGTCGGGGAATTACCGTCTATATTACCAGCGAAACTGACCCAGTAGCGGCTATTAATGGGGTTCTTCAGGGCACTTTACCCACTGTCGCCCCAACTCCTCATAAAGATGATGGAAGTTGCTGA
- a CDS encoding CatB-related O-acetyltransferase yields MSEQNFPNPLNPYPLEHYKRLCFLKNIIKNPNIIIGDFTYYDDFENPENFEKNVLYHFDFIGDKLIIGKFCALASDVKFIMNGGNHQLNYFTSYPFSIFGQAWEKAEPDSWPYKGDTIIGNDVWIGYNAVIMPGVTVGDGAIIGAKAVVTKNVEPYTIVAGNPAQPIKKRFEDEVIDILLKLQWWDWEIAKITEHLSILSSNDFSALQALIKDDFN; encoded by the coding sequence ATGTCTGAGCAAAATTTTCCCAATCCTCTTAATCCCTACCCGTTAGAACATTACAAACGGTTATGCTTTCTCAAAAACATCATTAAAAACCCTAACATTATCATTGGTGACTTTACTTATTATGATGATTTCGAGAATCCTGAAAACTTTGAAAAAAACGTGCTTTACCACTTTGATTTTATCGGAGATAAATTAATCATCGGCAAATTTTGTGCCCTTGCGAGTGATGTTAAATTTATTATGAATGGCGGCAACCATCAGCTTAATTATTTTACCAGTTATCCGTTTTCAATTTTCGGTCAAGCCTGGGAAAAAGCAGAACCCGATTCCTGGCCTTACAAAGGAGATACCATCATAGGTAATGATGTATGGATTGGCTATAATGCTGTGATTATGCCGGGAGTAACCGTAGGAGATGGGGCAATTATTGGCGCTAAGGCAGTGGTGACTAAAAATGTTGAACCTTATACCATTGTTGCCGGAAATCCCGCCCAACCGATTAAAAAACGTTTTGAGGATGAGGTAATTGATATTTTGCTTAAACTGCAATGGTGGGATTGGGAAATAGCGAAAATAACTGAACATTTATCTATTCTTTCTAGCAATGATTTTTCCGCTTTACAAGCACTAATTAAAGATGACTTCAATTAG
- a CDS encoding TIGR04283 family arsenosugar biosynthesis glycosyltransferase: MTSISLIIPVLNEASTLEKTVLRLLDDTEIEIIVVDGGSQDETVKISQALGVKVFCCNQTGRAHQMNIGASTATGEILIFLHADTILPQDYKHWVKTTLSNPKIIAGAFELKIDSEKLSLRLVEAMVNLRSRFLSLPYGDQAFFLYASVFRDMGGFANMPIMEDYEFIQRLRRKGKISIAPVSVITSDRRWRKLGVIKTTLINQLIIIGYYLGISPDRLAAFYRRQPK, translated from the coding sequence ATGACTTCAATTAGCCTTATTATTCCCGTTTTAAATGAAGCCTCTACTCTGGAAAAAACCGTTTTAAGACTCTTAGATGATACAGAAATAGAAATTATCGTTGTCGATGGAGGTAGTCAGGATGAAACCGTTAAAATATCCCAAGCTTTAGGGGTAAAAGTCTTCTGTTGTAACCAAACTGGTCGCGCCCATCAGATGAATATAGGGGCATCAACAGCAACAGGAGAAATTCTTATATTCTTACACGCTGATACTATTCTTCCGCAAGATTATAAACATTGGGTTAAGACTACTTTATCTAATCCTAAAATTATTGCCGGGGCGTTTGAATTAAAGATTGATAGCGAGAAACTGTCTTTAAGATTAGTTGAAGCAATGGTTAATTTGAGGTCGCGTTTTCTATCTCTTCCTTATGGCGATCAAGCTTTTTTTCTCTATGCTTCTGTTTTTCGAGACATGGGAGGTTTTGCTAATATGCCCATTATGGAAGATTATGAGTTTATTCAACGCTTGCGGCGCAAAGGAAAAATTTCTATTGCACCTGTATCAGTCATAACATCAGATCGTCGTTGGCGAAAATTAGGGGTTATTAAGACAACTTTAATCAATCAATTAATTATTATTGGCTATTATTTAGGAATTTCTCCAGATCGGTTAGCGGCTTTTTACCGAAGACAACCCAAATAA
- a CDS encoding branched-chain amino acid transaminase: MHDFLPFAYFQNQFVPFEKANISIATHALHYGTAAFGGLRGIPNPENPEQVLLFRLDRHCKRLSLSAKFLHHDLPADKIQQIIIDFVKKNKPTKPFYIRPLVYSSGLGIAPRLHNIEKDFFVYGLEMGEYLSADGISCRISSWYRQEDRSFPLRGKISAAYITSALAKTEAVESGFDEAILMNSQGKVCEATGMNIFIVRNGQLITPGFEQDILEGITRDSVIKVAQDLGITVIERAVDKTELFIADEVFLCGTAAKISPVNRIENYSLPQERPITDKLREKITAITLNQDPKYKDWVFIIDLN, encoded by the coding sequence ATGCACGATTTTCTCCCTTTTGCCTACTTTCAAAACCAATTTGTCCCCTTTGAAAAGGCTAATATTTCCATAGCCACCCATGCGCTACATTATGGCACAGCCGCCTTTGGAGGATTGCGAGGAATACCCAACCCCGAAAACCCTGAACAAGTGTTACTATTTAGACTAGACCGCCATTGTAAACGCCTCAGCCTTAGTGCAAAATTCCTTCATCATGATTTACCGGCGGATAAAATTCAACAAATAATTATTGATTTTGTAAAAAAAAATAAACCGACTAAACCTTTTTATATTCGTCCATTAGTCTATAGTTCAGGTTTAGGAATAGCCCCCAGATTACATAACATAGAAAAAGATTTCTTTGTTTATGGCTTAGAAATGGGTGAATATTTATCGGCTGATGGAATCAGTTGTCGGATTAGTTCTTGGTATAGACAAGAAGACCGAAGCTTTCCCTTAAGAGGAAAAATTAGCGCGGCATATATAACCTCTGCATTAGCTAAAACTGAAGCCGTAGAATCAGGTTTTGATGAAGCTATTTTAATGAATTCTCAGGGCAAAGTCTGTGAAGCCACAGGGATGAATATTTTTATTGTTAGAAATGGACAATTAATTACCCCGGGATTTGAACAAGATATCTTAGAAGGAATTACCCGAGATAGTGTCATTAAAGTGGCTCAAGATTTGGGAATTACTGTCATAGAAAGAGCCGTTGATAAGACAGAATTATTTATCGCTGATGAAGTATTTTTATGTGGAACGGCGGCGAAAATTTCCCCCGTCAATCGCATAGAAAATTATTCTCTACCACAAGAGCGTCCCATTACTGATAAATTGAGAGAAAAAATAACAGCAATTACCTTAAATCAAGACCCCAAATATAAAGACTGGGTGTTTATTATCGACCTAAACTAA